One genomic window of Parasteatoda tepidariorum isolate YZ-2023 chromosome 9, CAS_Ptep_4.0, whole genome shotgun sequence includes the following:
- the LOC107455221 gene encoding uncharacterized protein: MHSYQASAIFLASFLASAILAPATLPNAFNYNEIRKWNASCSPKDTCSIPRDLDNSDHHNCDCSSICVLYDTCCIDSPFLNISSNYKRSATCRIISKSGDSVFMIDVCSSRYNGPSDIRRRCEQTSKDWSDPFNNIPVTNPSSQKTFKSLFCAICNGEDLRSLVMWHVMMDCSSLSEYMDVCTENRDFVLKNMMYIREKGLWGLWSWDSKTDWKFRYLPITFKIPPGIKNSVKSCRPNLVSSCGKRWRDLKTKMLCERYMGAIYLDDVAYRNVHCAVCNFVTNMTGMFCHDSESEFKSPTMSFGLLLDINLKDGDKVGMSEGNCESDEVYDPFSKKCRILECPLPGFTLKGGKCVND; encoded by the coding sequence ATGCATTCATATCAAGCATCAGCCATATTTTTGGCATCATTCTTGGCATCAGCCATATTAGCTCCAGCGACTCTGCCCAATGCATTCAACTACAATGAGATTAGAAAATGGAATGCATCATGCTCACCCAAAGATACCTGTTCCATCCCCAGAGATCTGGACAACTCAGACCACCACAACTGTGACTGCAGCAGCATCTGTGTCCTTTACGACACCTGCTGCATCGATTCACCTTTCCTCAACATCAGCAGCAACTACAAGCGGTCTGCTACTTGCAGAATCATCAGCAAGTCAGGAGACAGCGTCTTCATGATCGATGTGTGCTCCTCACGGTACAACGGTCCTTCAGATATTCGCAGGAGGTGCGAACAAACTTCAAAGGACTGGAGCGATCCTTTTAACAACATACCTGTTACCAATCCCAGTTCCCAGAAGACCTTCAAATCTTTGTTCTGCGCCATCTGTAACGGTGAAGATCTCCGATCACTTGTAATGTGGCACGTAATGATGGACTGCTCTTCCCTCAGTGAATACATGGATGTTTGCACCGAAAACAGGGATTTCGTGCTGAAGAACATGATGTATATCAGAGAGAAGGGACTATGGGGATTGTGGTCTTGGGATTCGAAAACAGATTGGAAATTCAGATATTTACCAATCACTTTTAAGATCCCTCCTGGCATTAAAAATTCCGTTAAAAGCTGCAGGCCTAATTTAGTGTCCTCTTGTGGCAAGAGATGGCGGGACTTAAAAACTAAGATGCTCTGTGAGAGATATATGGGGGCCATTTATTTGGATGACGTCGCGTACAGGAATGTTCATTGTGCGGTTTGTAATTTTGTAACCAACATGACTGGTATGTTTTGTCATGACTCAGAATCAGAGTTTAAAAGTCCAACGATGTCTTTTGGACTTTTATTAGACATCAACTTAAAGGATGGTGATAAAGTTGGAATGAGTGAGGGTAATTGCGAAAGTGACGAAGTCTATGATCCATTCTCTAAAAAATGCCGCATTCTGGAATGCCCTTTGCCTGGATTTACTCTAAAAGGTGGCAAATGTgtgaatgattaa